One genomic segment of Vulpes vulpes isolate BD-2025 chromosome 2, VulVul3, whole genome shotgun sequence includes these proteins:
- the NIBAN2 gene encoding protein Niban 2 isoform X1, producing MGDVLSTHLDDARRQHIAEKTGKILTEFLRFYEDQYGVALFNSMRHEIEGTGAPQSQLLWRKVPLDERIIFSGNLFQYQEDNKKWRNRFSLVPHNYGLVLYENKVAYERQVPPRAVINSAGYKILTSVDQYLELVSNSLPGITSKSGSTPILKCPTQFPLILWHPSARHYYFCMMTEAEQDKWQAVLQDCIRHCNNGIPEASKVEGPAFTDAIRMYRQSKELYGTWEMLCGNEVQILSNLVMEELGPELKAELAPRLKGKPQERQRQWIQISDAVYRMVYEQAKARFEAVLAKLQLARPAMEATIRTDMDQIITSKEHLASKIRAFILPKAEVCVRNHVQPYIPSILEALMVPTSQGFTEVRDVFFKEVTDMNLNIINEGGADKLGEYMEKLSQLAYHPLKMQSCYEKMEPLRLDGLQQRFDVSSTSVFKQRAQIHMREQMDNAVYTFESLLYQELGKGPSREELCKATQRILERVLKKYDYDSSSVRKRFFREALLQITIPFLLKKLAPTCKSELPRFQELIFEDFARFILVENTYEEVVLQTVMKDILQAVKEAAVQRKHNLYRDSMVMHNSDPNLHLLAEGAPIDWSEEYSGSGGDGGSPGAPEAATFSEKRRRAKQVVSVVQDEEAGLPFEASSELLSPASPDSVTELRGLVARELQEENPLPAGPLLNGAPSSESPQLVAASEASSPPASPLWQLPPGKAADLEPPKPSDQETGEQVSSPGDRPPIHTTTEDSAGVQTEF from the exons gTGCCGCTGGATGAGCGCATCATCTTCTCCGGGAACCTCTTCCAGTACCAGGAGGACAACAAGAAGTGGCGGAACCGCTTCAGTCTCGTGCCTCACAACTATGGGCTGGTGCTGTACGAGAACAAAGTG GCCTACGAGCGGCAGGTCCCACCCCGGGCTGTCATCAACAGTGCAGGCTACAAGATCCTCACCTCCGTGGATCAGTACCTGGAGCTCGTTAGCAACTCCTTACCAG GGATCACCTCCAAGTCGGGCAGCACCCCCATCCTCAAGTGCCCGACGCAGTTCCCGCTCATCCTCTGGCACCCTTCTGCACGGCACTACTACTTCTGCATGATGACAGAAGCTGAGCAGGACAAGTGGCAGGCAGTCCTGCAGGACTGCATCCGGCACTGCAACAATG GCATCCCTGAGGCCTCCAAGGTAGAGGGCCCTGCATTCACAGATGCCATTCGCATGTACCGCCAGTCGAAGGAGCTGTATGGCACCTGGGAGATGCTGTGTGGGAACGAGGTGCAG ATCCTGAGCAACCTGGTGATGGAGGAGCtgggtcctgagctgaaggcagagctcgCCCCACGGCTGAAGGGCAAGCCACAGGAGCGACAGAGGCAGTGGATCCAG ATCTCGGACGCCGTGTACCGCATGGTGTACGAGCAGGCCAAGGCACGCTTTGAGGCCGTGCTGGCCAAGCTGCAGCTGGCCCGGCCAGCCATGGAGGCGACCATCCGCACAGACATGGACCAGATCATCACCTCCAAGGAGCACCTGGCCAGCAAGATCCGAG CCTTCATCCTCCCCAAGGCAGAGGTGTGCGTCCGGAACCACGTCCAGCCCTACATCCCGTCCATCCTGGAGGCTCTGATGGTGCCCACCAGCCAGGGCTTCACCGAGGTGCGGGACGTCTTCTTCAAAGAGGTGACCGACATGAACCTGAACATCATCAACGAGGGCGGTGCCGACAAGCTGGGTGAG TACATGGAGAAGCTGTCCCAGCTGGCGTACCACCCCCTCAAGATGCAGAGCTGCTATGAGAAGATGGAGCCACTGCGGCTCGATGGGCTGCAGCAGCGTTTCGACGTGTCCAGCACATCCGTGTTCAAGCAGCGAGCCCAGATCCACATGCGAGAG CAAATGGACAACGCCGTGTACACCTTTGAGAGCCTTCTATAccaggagctggggaaggggcccaGCAGGGAGGAGCTGTGCAAGGCCACCCAGCGGATCCTGGAGCGGGTGCTGAAG AAGTACGACTACGACAGCAGCTCGGTGCGGAAGCGGTTCTTCCGGGAGGCGCTGCTGCAGATCACCATCCCGTTCCTGCTCAAGAAGCTGGCCCCCACGTGCAAGTCG gAGCTGCCCCGGTTCCAAGAGCTGATCTTTGAGGACTTCGCCAGGTTCATCCTGGTGGAGAACACATATGAGGAGGTGGTGCTGCAGACGGTCATGAAGGACATCCTGCAGG CTGTGAAGGAGGCTGCGGTGCAGAGGAAGCACAACTTATACCGGGACAGCATGGTCATGCACAATAGCGACCCCAACTTGCACTTGCTGGCTGAGGGTGCCCCCATCGACTGGAGCGAGGAATACAGCGGCAGCGGTGGAGACGGTGGCAGCCCTGGTGCCCCAGAAGCAGCCACTTTCTCAGAAAAGCGACGGCGTGCCAAGCAGGTGGTGTCCGTAGTCCAGGATGAGGAGGCAGGGCTGCCGTTCGAGGCTAGCTCAGAGCTGCTGTCACCTGCATCCCCGGACAGTGTCACTGAGCTCCGTGGTCTGGTGGCCAGGGAGCTGCAGGAGGAGAACCCCCTGCCGGCTGGCCCTCTGCTCAATGGGGCCCCCTCCTCGGAGAGCCCCCAGCTTGTGGCAGCCTCAGAGGCCTCCTCACCACCTGCCTCACCCCTGTGGCAACTCCCTCCTGGAAAGGCTGCGGACCTTGAGCCTCCCAAACCGAGTGACCAGGAGACCGGGGAGCAGGTGTCCAGCCCCGGTGACCGCCCTCCCATCCATACCACCACCGAGGACAGCGCCGGGGTGCAGACAGAGTTCTAG
- the NIBAN2 gene encoding protein Niban 2 isoform X2, giving the protein MRHEIEGTGAPQSQLLWRKVPLDERIIFSGNLFQYQEDNKKWRNRFSLVPHNYGLVLYENKVAYERQVPPRAVINSAGYKILTSVDQYLELVSNSLPGITSKSGSTPILKCPTQFPLILWHPSARHYYFCMMTEAEQDKWQAVLQDCIRHCNNGIPEASKVEGPAFTDAIRMYRQSKELYGTWEMLCGNEVQILSNLVMEELGPELKAELAPRLKGKPQERQRQWIQISDAVYRMVYEQAKARFEAVLAKLQLARPAMEATIRTDMDQIITSKEHLASKIRAFILPKAEVCVRNHVQPYIPSILEALMVPTSQGFTEVRDVFFKEVTDMNLNIINEGGADKLGEYMEKLSQLAYHPLKMQSCYEKMEPLRLDGLQQRFDVSSTSVFKQRAQIHMREQMDNAVYTFESLLYQELGKGPSREELCKATQRILERVLKKYDYDSSSVRKRFFREALLQITIPFLLKKLAPTCKSELPRFQELIFEDFARFILVENTYEEVVLQTVMKDILQAVKEAAVQRKHNLYRDSMVMHNSDPNLHLLAEGAPIDWSEEYSGSGGDGGSPGAPEAATFSEKRRRAKQVVSVVQDEEAGLPFEASSELLSPASPDSVTELRGLVARELQEENPLPAGPLLNGAPSSESPQLVAASEASSPPASPLWQLPPGKAADLEPPKPSDQETGEQVSSPGDRPPIHTTTEDSAGVQTEF; this is encoded by the exons gTGCCGCTGGATGAGCGCATCATCTTCTCCGGGAACCTCTTCCAGTACCAGGAGGACAACAAGAAGTGGCGGAACCGCTTCAGTCTCGTGCCTCACAACTATGGGCTGGTGCTGTACGAGAACAAAGTG GCCTACGAGCGGCAGGTCCCACCCCGGGCTGTCATCAACAGTGCAGGCTACAAGATCCTCACCTCCGTGGATCAGTACCTGGAGCTCGTTAGCAACTCCTTACCAG GGATCACCTCCAAGTCGGGCAGCACCCCCATCCTCAAGTGCCCGACGCAGTTCCCGCTCATCCTCTGGCACCCTTCTGCACGGCACTACTACTTCTGCATGATGACAGAAGCTGAGCAGGACAAGTGGCAGGCAGTCCTGCAGGACTGCATCCGGCACTGCAACAATG GCATCCCTGAGGCCTCCAAGGTAGAGGGCCCTGCATTCACAGATGCCATTCGCATGTACCGCCAGTCGAAGGAGCTGTATGGCACCTGGGAGATGCTGTGTGGGAACGAGGTGCAG ATCCTGAGCAACCTGGTGATGGAGGAGCtgggtcctgagctgaaggcagagctcgCCCCACGGCTGAAGGGCAAGCCACAGGAGCGACAGAGGCAGTGGATCCAG ATCTCGGACGCCGTGTACCGCATGGTGTACGAGCAGGCCAAGGCACGCTTTGAGGCCGTGCTGGCCAAGCTGCAGCTGGCCCGGCCAGCCATGGAGGCGACCATCCGCACAGACATGGACCAGATCATCACCTCCAAGGAGCACCTGGCCAGCAAGATCCGAG CCTTCATCCTCCCCAAGGCAGAGGTGTGCGTCCGGAACCACGTCCAGCCCTACATCCCGTCCATCCTGGAGGCTCTGATGGTGCCCACCAGCCAGGGCTTCACCGAGGTGCGGGACGTCTTCTTCAAAGAGGTGACCGACATGAACCTGAACATCATCAACGAGGGCGGTGCCGACAAGCTGGGTGAG TACATGGAGAAGCTGTCCCAGCTGGCGTACCACCCCCTCAAGATGCAGAGCTGCTATGAGAAGATGGAGCCACTGCGGCTCGATGGGCTGCAGCAGCGTTTCGACGTGTCCAGCACATCCGTGTTCAAGCAGCGAGCCCAGATCCACATGCGAGAG CAAATGGACAACGCCGTGTACACCTTTGAGAGCCTTCTATAccaggagctggggaaggggcccaGCAGGGAGGAGCTGTGCAAGGCCACCCAGCGGATCCTGGAGCGGGTGCTGAAG AAGTACGACTACGACAGCAGCTCGGTGCGGAAGCGGTTCTTCCGGGAGGCGCTGCTGCAGATCACCATCCCGTTCCTGCTCAAGAAGCTGGCCCCCACGTGCAAGTCG gAGCTGCCCCGGTTCCAAGAGCTGATCTTTGAGGACTTCGCCAGGTTCATCCTGGTGGAGAACACATATGAGGAGGTGGTGCTGCAGACGGTCATGAAGGACATCCTGCAGG CTGTGAAGGAGGCTGCGGTGCAGAGGAAGCACAACTTATACCGGGACAGCATGGTCATGCACAATAGCGACCCCAACTTGCACTTGCTGGCTGAGGGTGCCCCCATCGACTGGAGCGAGGAATACAGCGGCAGCGGTGGAGACGGTGGCAGCCCTGGTGCCCCAGAAGCAGCCACTTTCTCAGAAAAGCGACGGCGTGCCAAGCAGGTGGTGTCCGTAGTCCAGGATGAGGAGGCAGGGCTGCCGTTCGAGGCTAGCTCAGAGCTGCTGTCACCTGCATCCCCGGACAGTGTCACTGAGCTCCGTGGTCTGGTGGCCAGGGAGCTGCAGGAGGAGAACCCCCTGCCGGCTGGCCCTCTGCTCAATGGGGCCCCCTCCTCGGAGAGCCCCCAGCTTGTGGCAGCCTCAGAGGCCTCCTCACCACCTGCCTCACCCCTGTGGCAACTCCCTCCTGGAAAGGCTGCGGACCTTGAGCCTCCCAAACCGAGTGACCAGGAGACCGGGGAGCAGGTGTCCAGCCCCGGTGACCGCCCTCCCATCCATACCACCACCGAGGACAGCGCCGGGGTGCAGACAGAGTTCTAG